From Excalfactoria chinensis isolate bCotChi1 chromosome 14, bCotChi1.hap2, whole genome shotgun sequence:
AGAATGACCCCATCAGTGTGGGgacccccttctcccccccagCTCACATCAGGAGGTGCCCATCAGGAAGCGGTTGGGTGTAGCCCCACACCTCCGGGTGCCACCTCCTGGTGCGGCCGCAGCCGATAAGCGGCTCAAAGTCCGGATGCCAGCGAGGCGATGGCAGGGagccctgctgccacctgcGGGGCTGTCAGCACAGAGGGTGGCACTGCGGGACAGTGGATGCTGAAGGTTCCGTTTTCACCTTTAATGCTGAACGGGCTCCGGGTGTCACAGCAGAACTCGGGGACACCCAGGGAGCCCCCTCTGTTCGTCCTCGTGGGCTGGGGGGCTGCAAGCTGAGGTGGCACAGTCACTGTGGGGCAGGGGCCGGGTGCTGCCGTGGGGTCGGGGCTCCAGGGCTCAGAGATTGCTCTCGTCCCCGTCCTCATCCCTGCCTGGCAGCCCGTTGTTGGGGCTCGGCGCTGGCCGGTTGCTCTCATTCAGCCGCCGCACGCGGTAGCTCTCGTAATGCACGTTGTGGGTGATGTCCTTCAGGTCCTGCAGGTGGGACCTGCCCGGGGAGGAAGGCACCGTGTTACGCTCATGTACCCCCTGCAGTTTTGGGGTGCCCAGAGCCACTGGGGTGCTCTTTGGGGTGACCCCGACCCTGGCTCACCGGATGAGCAGGTCCTGCAGCATAGGGAACTCGCAGTGTGCCGGGTTCTCCACTGCAAAGCAAGGCAGAGCGCTGTGGGTTCGGCTCTGTGCCATGGGGACAGCACCCACCGGGCAGGGGTGCACTCCTGGGTGCTGATCCCTGCGAGGTGCCCAGGTGGGAGCCCAGTCCCGTTCCTTGGGGATGCCACAGGCTGCCCTTACCTTCGATGATGCCCCACTTGGTCTTGCGGCCCAGCACCCGTTTGCCGTTCACCTGGTGCTCCTGGTCCGCCCCTACCACGGCGAATGGGATCTTCTCCTTTGGGATCCAGAGAACACGGTCACCCCAGGGTGCCCCCACACTCCTCCCAGTGCCAGCATCCCAACACTCACCCGGATCCTATCATTGAGCAATCGGTCATCGGGGTCCTCATCAAAATCCTCCTGTGGGTACACGCTGATGGCGTGGGCCTTCAGGTCCCGCTGGATCTGTGGGACACAGGGTGTGAGGTGCTGCCAGACCACAGCAGGGGGGCAGGATGGCCAGGAGCCCCCTGTGCCTCCCCTCACCCGCTGCTTGAACTCCTCCCGCTCCTCCAGGGTGAGTGTGTCAGCCTTGGCAATCACCGGCACCACGTTGACAATCTTGCTCAGCCTCCGCATGAACTCCAGGTCAAGGGGACGCAACCTGGATGGGGGAGGGACAGCTGTCATGCTGCAACCCCCTGGGAGCACCCATGGGTGCGGGGTCACCACCATGGCACTCACCAGTGCCCCGTGGGGGGGATGAAGTACACACAGCTGTGCACCCGGCTGTCCGGGATCTTCCTCTTGCGGGTGATGAGGATCTCCTCGCGCAGGTACCGCTCGTACTGCTCATTGATGTACTTGATGATGGGGTCCCAGCTGGGGACAGGGGATGGATCAGAGCAGCCCCTTTGGGGTTTAGCCTCTCCCCCAAATGCCACCGCAGTGGCTGCGTCCTACCAGTTCTCGTTGTTGATCTGGTCCCCAAATCCCGGCGTGTCCGTCACCGTCAGCTTCATCTTCACACCCTTCTCCTCAATCACTATGGGGTCAGCGGGATCCGTGCATTAAGGAGAAGCAGGGGACTGAGGTGGGGGTCCCTCCCATCTCaccctccctccatcccctgcCCTTTGTGGACATGTCAGTGACCTTACCATGGGTGACCGACTGCAGCTGCACTGTCTTTGGGATGCGCTCCTCCTGGCCAGGCTGTGAGGCTTTGCGGCTCACCTTGGATTTGAAGAGGGTGTTCACCATGGTGGACTTCCCCAGCCCGCTCTGCCCTGTGGGGACACAGAGAGCTCCACATTGTCCCCTCCCATGCATTTTTAACCCCCCACCATAGCTCTGTGTGGGATCACCCCTATCCTGCAGGACAAGGCTGGGACGCATCACCCAACTCCCAGCGTGCAGGGAGCACAGCCATACCGCCGTGCTATGAGACCCATCCTCCTTCAGCCTATTGTCGCTTCAGTCTCCCCAAAGCACGAGTTCCCCAACTCTCTCCCCACACGGTGGCATCAGATTCCCAGCAGCCAAACCCCGTGGGTGCTCACCGACAACCATGATGTTGAATTCAAAGCCCATCTTCATGGTCTTCACCTTCATCTGCTCGAGCACGGCCTCGATCCCCACATACCCAAACAGCTCGTGCACCCCACGGTCAGGGGGCAGCTCTTGGGGCACGGCCGCCGCCTCCATGCTGCTCTCCTGGGGCTCCAggctgctccctgtgcaggGTGAACACGGGGTGAGCAGGACACCCCAGAACCCCTCCCTAGCACATTCCCCTTCCCAGGAGGACAGCCGGATGCCTTCAGtgctgctcaccctgctgccgttgccccagcagcagccacgcTGGTGGGCATGCAGCTCCGGCGCATTCCTGGCAGCCGGCGAGGTGAAGCACGGCAACAGAGCATGCCACCTCCTGGCACCATGGGGATGAGGGTGTCCCTTAGTGGCATCACTAGGACTCTGCCCACATCCTGGTGCCCACAGCCACCTGTGCCCTCCACCGTGCTCTACAAGTGGTGGTGACACCAGCACGgccaccagcactgcctccCCATGCTGAGGCTAGTGGCCACCTCACAGCGCAGCCCCGGTGCTCCCAGGGGGCTCTGGGCATGGCACACGATGTGTCACCCCACGCTGCTCTAAGCACAGCGGCAGCACCGTATTCTGGTGCTGACACACAGCTGGCCCCGAGGGGGTGACAGTGGGTGACAGTAGCGGTGCCACTGCGGGGCCACCAGGTGACCAGCAGCCTGGGAGCCACGAGGCATGCAGCAGAGACCCCCGCCCCAGCCTTTGTGTGGCGGCTGAGGGCCCCCAGAGCTGTtgtt
This genomic window contains:
- the SEPTIN12 gene encoding septin-12 isoform X3 — encoded protein: MPGSSLEPQESSMEAAAVPQELPPDRGVHELFGYVGIEAVLEQMKVKTMKMGFEFNIMVVGQSGLGKSTMVNTLFKSKVSRKASQPGQEERIPKTVQLQSVTHVIEEKGVKMKLTVTDTPGFGDQINNENCWDPIIKYINEQYERYLREEILITRKRKIPDSRVHSCVYFIPPTGHWLRPLDLEFMRRLSKIVNVVPVIAKADTLTLEEREEFKQRIQRDLKAHAISVYPQEDFDEDPDDRLLNDRIREKIPFAVVGADQEHQVNGKRVLGRKTKWGIIEVENPAHCEFPMLQDLLIRSHLQDLKDITHNVHYESYRVRRLNESNRPAPSPNNGLPGRDEDGDESNL
- the SEPTIN12 gene encoding septin-12 isoform X2; translation: MARLSVKEHLDGILSDFEALKKSFEAEDAGDAPGSPIASPLSAGATESHRALQPGPEPHSPLLRGQHRAGRAPGGISSFQSHTGPGSDGESLRSSSSSLESPAAPQPPAASLAADPCLKKVPSHGCVFPVEAECSLRVAAGHSSLPALDLHIAEEPGIPPPAPRPTPPWGARSPTALPHTRLPSSSSSSAEVAPGLPRTQLRVSLSASPRLARPTPMAVTAATGPIERLLPLAAPFKLVSQPQTVQVSSQPAFLGGMVLGPGTPVALRNIGSTSPTMGTCLVMPRGLGQAADGCCATVTLEHGSSLEPQESSMEAAAVPQELPPDRGVHELFGYVGIEAVLEQMKVKTMKMGFEFNIMVVGQSGLGKSTMVNTLFKSKVSRKASQPGQEERIPKTVQLQSVTHVIEEKGVKMKLTVTDTPGFGDQINNENCWDPIIKYINEQYERYLREEILITRKRKIPDSRVHSCVYFIPPTGHWLRPLDLEFMRRLSKIVNVVPVIAKADTLTLEEREEFKQRIQRDLKAHAISVYPQEDFDEDPDDRLLNDRIREKIPFAVVGADQEHQVNGKRVLGRKTKWGIIEVENPAHCEFPMLQDLLIRSHLQDLKDITHNVHYESYRVRRLNESNRPAPSPNNGLPGRDEDGDESNL
- the SEPTIN12 gene encoding septin-12 isoform X1 → MARLSVKEHLDGILSDFEALKKSFEAEDAGDAPGSPIASPLSAGATESHRALQPGPEPHSPLLRGQHRAGRAPGGISSFQSHTGPGSDGESLRSSSSSLESPAAPQPPAASLAADPCLKKVPSHGCVFPVEAECSLRVAAGHSSLPALDLHIAEEPGIPPPAPRPTPPWGARSPTALPHTRLPSSSSSSAEVAPGLPRTQLRVSLSASPRLARPTPMAVTAATGPIERLLPLAAPFKLVSQPQTVQVSSQPAFLGGMVLGPGTPVALRNIGSTSPTMGTCLVMPRGLGQAADGCCATVTLEHGSSLEPQESSMEAAAVPQELPPDRGVHELFGYVGIEAVLEQMKVKTMKMGFEFNIMVVGQSGLGKSTMVNTLFKSKVSRKASQPGQEERIPKTVQLQSVTHVIEEKGVKMKLTVTDTPGFGDQINNENCWDPIIKYINEQYERYLREEILITRKRKIPDSRVHSCVYFIPPTGHWLRPLDLEFMRRLSKIVNVVPVIAKADTLTLEEREEFKQRIQRDLKAHAISVYPQEDFDEDPDDRLLNDRIREKIPFAVVGADQEHQVNGKRVLGRKTKWGIIEGKGSLWHPQGTGLGSHLGTSQGSAPRSAPLPGGCCPHGTEPNPQRSALLCSGEPGTLRVPYAAGPAHPVPPAGPEGHHPQRALRELPRAAAE
- the SEPTIN12 gene encoding septin-12 isoform X4 produces the protein MEAAAVPQELPPDRGVHELFGYVGIEAVLEQMKVKTMKMGFEFNIMVVGQSGLGKSTMVNTLFKSKVSRKASQPGQEERIPKTVQLQSVTHVIEEKGVKMKLTVTDTPGFGDQINNENCWDPIIKYINEQYERYLREEILITRKRKIPDSRVHSCVYFIPPTGHWLRPLDLEFMRRLSKIVNVVPVIAKADTLTLEEREEFKQRIQRDLKAHAISVYPQEDFDEDPDDRLLNDRIREKIPFAVVGADQEHQVNGKRVLGRKTKWGIIEVENPAHCEFPMLQDLLIRSHLQDLKDITHNVHYESYRVRRLNESNRPAPSPNNGLPGRDEDGDESNL